The sequence CAGAAATGGTTTGTCCAAATGCACTGGCAAAAATTAAAAAATCCCCAAAATCGACTGTTCCACTTGCGTCCAGATCGAAAATCGCATTTTGCCCAGCAGCCGATTGCCCAAATACAGCTACAAAAAGTAGAAAATCGGAAAAATCAACTTTGCCATCGCCATCAAAATCGGTCAGTGACGCTTTCAAAGTGATTGGACTAAAAATACAAAATAAAGCGAGGACCGCACCCAAAGCCCATTTTGATTTCAATAATTTTAAGAACATGATGTCTGTCCCCTCCGCACGAATATTTTTAATCTATGAATACCAGATCAGTAACGGCGCGGTGGACGCCTTCTAAAACCCGGGCCGCCGGGAGGTCGCCCGGCTCGACGTTGCCTGAACGAAGGATCTGGCGTCCCCCATACACAGCGGGGCATGTACGGGTAGTCATCGGTAAGATAGTAATGGTATATTCCTTCCGGAAACTCGGGCGTAATCCCAAATCGCCCATTGCACTGGTCGAGGTCACCCGATCCCTCAACAAATTGCCAATCTTCTCGAAACGTGCCATCGTATTCTCCCCCGGGTCCACTTGCTCGCGTACCCGAGCGCAATTCCCAACTACCCTCAGGGGCATTGGGCCCGCTGGCGACATAGACCGGAAAACCGTCGGCAGCATAGCCTACCAATACTATCTCCTCGCTCTCCATCCCACCTGTGATTTCATTTATCAAGCTATGCGGCACGCCGTGATAGTGGTAAATACCCGTTGGCTGAACATGCGCGTTATTGCAATCTGTACCCAGCCATTCGAATCGCGCATTGCCGCTCAATCGACGCGCCATACCCGGAGTCAGTGCCTCGTAATTCCACTGCCGCTGGTTGCGATAACTCTCGGCAGTGTCGCGTTCGAGTTTGATGCCCTCGAGCGTGATGCCAAATACAGCCATTTCGGTGGGTGTATCCGTCTTTTCGGGATAGCGGGGAATGCGCCAGGTTTGCGGCACCGACCAAATCATGTTCGGATTGCCCCGATTGGGAAATATTCCCGTCGCATGGGCGGGAATACCATTGGTCGTGTACTCGATGGTATTTTCCAGAACGCGGGTCTGAACCTCCGGAACCTCTACGGGGTCCTGGTTGCACTCCCAGCCAACTTTCGGCGAAAAATCTGCCACAAGCGTCAGGTCGGCGGGATTATGTTCAGGTACGTACACCTCAATCCAAACCGTATCCGATGCTTGTTGACCCGAATTCATCTCGACACGCACTTCAAACAGCAATGTCTCAGCACTGCTGACATTGACAGGAACGCTAATCGTCGTCTGGAGCGCGTTTGTTGAACTCATTGCCGCTGGCGTCCCTTGCACTT is a genomic window of Gemmatimonadota bacterium containing:
- a CDS encoding YHYH protein → MKIVGFAIVACLLCASKPNACSADLDKDGKVGFSDFLVLAAQFGQTCPPEMPDTLSALSVEAGYGRIVLPGTQVDLNATLTNGSGARVVWRQVQGTPAAMSSTNALQTTISVPVNVSSAETLLFEVRVEMNSGQQASDTVWIEVYVPEHNPADLTLVADFSPKVGWECNQDPVEVPEVQTRVLENTIEYTTNGIPAHATGIFPNRGNPNMIWSVPQTWRIPRYPEKTDTPTEMAVFGITLEGIKLERDTAESYRNQRQWNYEALTPGMARRLSGNARFEWLGTDCNNAHVQPTGIYHYHGVPHSLINEITGGMESEEIVLVGYAADGFPVYVASGPNAPEGSWELRSGTRASGPGGEYDGTFREDWQFVEGSGDLDQCNGRFGITPEFPEGIYHYYLTDDYPYMPRCVWGTPDPSFRQRRAGRPPGGPGFRRRPPRRY